From one Bacteroides fragilis NCTC 9343 genomic stretch:
- a CDS encoding M48 family metallopeptidase, whose amino-acid sequence MQYVGIQTQQSRNNLRSGILLILFPCLVAVLTYLFCYLLITFTVEDDYGQYNTLAMTNQMFINLIPYIIGGVLVWFIIAYFTNSSIIKAATGARPLERKENKRIYNLVENLCMSQGMKMPKINIIDDDSLNAYASGINEQTYTVTLSKGIIEKLNDEELEGVIAHELTHIRNHDVRLLIISIVFVGIFSMLAQIALRSVYYSSWTRSRNDKNNGAILILVLAMIVAAIGYFFATLMRFAISRKREYMADAGAAEMTKNPLALASALRKISADPDIEAVEREDVAQLFIQHPGKQAKSALSGLSGLFATHPPIEKRIAILEQF is encoded by the coding sequence ATGCAATACGTCGGAATACAGACACAACAGAGCCGGAACAATCTCCGTTCCGGTATCTTACTCATTCTCTTTCCATGCCTGGTGGCGGTATTGACTTACCTGTTCTGCTATCTGCTTATCACTTTTACCGTGGAAGACGATTATGGGCAGTACAATACACTGGCAATGACCAATCAAATGTTTATCAACCTGATTCCTTATATTATAGGAGGTGTTCTGGTTTGGTTTATCATAGCTTACTTTACCAATTCCAGTATTATCAAAGCTGCCACAGGCGCGCGTCCGCTTGAACGTAAAGAGAATAAACGTATCTACAATTTGGTAGAGAATCTCTGTATGTCGCAAGGTATGAAAATGCCCAAAATCAACATTATCGATGATGATTCACTAAACGCATACGCCAGTGGAATCAATGAACAGACCTATACAGTTACCCTATCCAAAGGTATCATTGAAAAGCTTAACGATGAAGAACTCGAAGGAGTCATCGCACATGAACTGACACATATCCGCAATCATGATGTCCGGTTATTGATTATCTCGATTGTATTTGTCGGTATCTTCTCTATGCTGGCACAAATAGCATTGCGTTCCGTCTATTACTCTTCGTGGACACGCAGTAGAAATGATAAGAATAATGGAGCCATACTTATTCTGGTTTTGGCAATGATTGTAGCTGCCATCGGTTATTTCTTCGCCACTTTGATGCGTTTCGCCATCTCACGAAAACGTGAATATATGGCTGATGCAGGTGCAGCAGAAATGACAAAGAACCCGTTGGCGCTGGCCAGTGCTCTAAGAAAAATATCCGCAGATCCCGATATAGAAGCTGTAGAACGCGAGGATGTGGCACAGTTATTCATTCAGCATCCGGGCAAACAAGCCAAAAGTGCCCTGAGCGGA